In Xanthomonas sacchari, a genomic segment contains:
- a CDS encoding NAD(P)/FAD-dependent oxidoreductase, whose translation MTSASPIPDSRVPLPDASWYTQSATPFPAQEPLRGRVQADVCILGAGYTGLSAALALAEAGYRVVVLEAQRVGWGASGRNGGQAIVGYGCEQHTLEALLGQDDARLLFDFSRDGMHLLRTRIARHGIACDWRDGHAHVAIKPRQERALRAGIIEMAQRYDYPLQWWDRTQLQSQLRSPRYLGAMYDAASGHLHPLDYARGLARAALAAGVRIYERTPVTHLVRGARPILRSAHGEAEGEFAILAGNAWLRGIAPELESRIMPVGTYIGASAPLGEALARALIGNDMAVADVNWALDYFRLSRDHRLLFGGRASYSSLPPPGLRGVMTRRMRRVFPQLRQVEMESVWGGYVDITRNRAPHWGRLTPNVYFAQGFSGHGVAATGLAGAVIAAAIAGQAQRLDVFARIPHAPFPGGRLLRTPLLVAAMSWYKLRDALW comes from the coding sequence ATGACCAGCGCTTCTCCCATTCCCGATTCCCGAGTCCCCCTTCCCGACGCTTCCTGGTACACACAAAGCGCCACGCCGTTCCCGGCGCAGGAACCGCTGCGCGGACGGGTGCAGGCCGACGTGTGCATCCTCGGCGCCGGCTATACCGGGCTGAGTGCGGCGCTGGCCCTGGCCGAGGCCGGGTATCGGGTGGTGGTGCTGGAGGCGCAACGGGTCGGATGGGGTGCCTCCGGGCGCAACGGGGGGCAGGCCATCGTCGGCTACGGTTGCGAACAACACACCCTGGAAGCCCTGCTCGGCCAGGACGATGCGCGGCTGCTGTTCGACTTCTCCCGCGACGGCATGCACTTGCTGCGCACCCGCATCGCCCGCCATGGCATCGCCTGCGACTGGCGCGACGGGCACGCGCACGTGGCGATCAAGCCGCGCCAGGAACGTGCGCTGCGCGCCGGCATCATCGAGATGGCGCAGCGCTACGACTATCCGCTGCAATGGTGGGACCGCACGCAGTTGCAGTCGCAGCTGCGCAGCCCGCGCTACCTGGGCGCGATGTACGACGCGGCCAGCGGGCACCTGCATCCGCTGGACTACGCGCGCGGCCTGGCACGGGCGGCGCTGGCCGCCGGGGTGCGCATCTACGAGCGAACCCCGGTCACGCACCTGGTGCGCGGCGCGCGGCCGATCCTGCGCAGCGCGCACGGCGAGGCCGAAGGCGAGTTCGCCATCCTCGCCGGCAATGCCTGGCTACGCGGCATCGCCCCGGAACTGGAGTCGCGGATCATGCCGGTCGGCACCTACATCGGCGCCAGCGCGCCGCTGGGCGAGGCGCTGGCCCGCGCGCTGATCGGCAACGACATGGCGGTGGCCGACGTCAACTGGGCGCTGGACTACTTCCGCCTCAGCCGCGACCACCGGCTGCTGTTCGGCGGCCGTGCCAGCTATTCGTCGCTGCCGCCGCCGGGCCTGCGCGGGGTGATGACCCGGCGCATGCGGCGGGTGTTCCCGCAACTGCGCCAGGTCGAAATGGAGTCGGTCTGGGGCGGCTACGTCGACATCACCCGCAACCGTGCCCCGCATTGGGGCCGGCTGACCCCGAACGTGTACTTCGCGCAGGGCTTCTCCGGCCATGGCGTGGCCGCCACCGGCCTGGCCGGGGCGGTCATCGCCGCGGCGATCGCCGGGCAGGCGCAACGGCTGGACGTGTTCGCGCGGATTCCGCACGCGCCGTTCCCCGGCGGCCGCCTGCTGCGCACGCCGCTGCTGGTGGCGGCGATGTCCTGGTACAAGCTGCGCGACGCACTCTGGTAG
- a CDS encoding diguanylate cyclase, producing MSHPLSISPIAPDGSPAQQRILLVENSRTFTDLLRAAIEQRVELPVTVVSTLAEAAAALDDGGSWFLALTGLVLADGDRDTVVDFFIARGLPTVVVSGVYDESLRKRILTQQIIDFVLKNAPDSIDYLAWLVQRLARNRAITALVVDDSPSARAYAASLLKMYGYRVIEAADGAAGLRAIEANPSIRLAVVDQEMPGMEGVEFTRRLRALRARDMLAVIGLSGNNDPSLVPRFLKNGANDFLRKPFSREEFFCRVSQNVDQLELIGTLQDLATRDFLTSLPNRRHFLEQSQRLLPQWLARQQPVSVAMLDIDHFKHINDTCGHEAGDEALRAVAATLAAHARPQDMVARFGGEEFCMLVPGLDAAAAIDYFEALRARIADLKIPVGTQMLHLTISIGISNSGPQRQSLHPLLTEADKHLYLAKAGGRNRVECAPAEEPALSDAVGESPAAPARSAAPPH from the coding sequence ATGTCGCACCCGTTGTCGATCTCCCCGATCGCCCCCGACGGCAGCCCCGCACAGCAGCGCATCCTGCTGGTGGAAAACTCGCGCACCTTCACCGACCTGTTGCGCGCGGCGATCGAACAGCGGGTGGAACTGCCGGTCACCGTGGTCTCCACCCTGGCCGAGGCCGCCGCCGCCCTGGACGATGGCGGCTCCTGGTTCCTGGCGCTGACCGGGCTGGTGCTGGCCGACGGCGACCGCGACACCGTGGTGGATTTCTTCATCGCGCGCGGCTTGCCGACGGTGGTGGTCAGCGGGGTCTACGACGAAAGCCTGCGCAAGCGCATCCTGACCCAGCAGATCATCGACTTCGTGTTGAAGAACGCGCCGGACAGCATCGACTACCTGGCCTGGCTGGTGCAGCGGCTGGCACGCAACCGCGCCATCACCGCGCTGGTGGTGGACGATTCGCCGTCGGCGCGCGCCTACGCGGCCTCGCTGCTGAAGATGTACGGCTACCGCGTGATCGAGGCCGCCGACGGCGCCGCCGGGTTGCGCGCGATCGAAGCCAACCCGTCCATCCGCCTGGCGGTGGTGGACCAGGAAATGCCGGGCATGGAAGGCGTGGAGTTCACCCGGCGGCTGCGCGCGTTGCGCGCGCGCGACATGCTGGCGGTGATCGGCCTGTCCGGCAACAACGACCCGTCGCTGGTGCCGCGCTTCCTCAAGAACGGCGCCAACGACTTCCTGCGAAAGCCGTTCTCGCGCGAGGAATTCTTCTGCCGGGTCTCGCAGAACGTGGATCAGCTGGAGCTGATCGGCACCCTGCAGGACCTGGCGACGCGCGATTTCCTCACCAGCCTGCCCAACCGCCGGCACTTCCTCGAACAGAGCCAGCGCCTGCTGCCGCAGTGGCTGGCGCGGCAGCAACCGGTCAGCGTGGCGATGCTCGACATCGACCATTTCAAGCACATCAACGACACCTGCGGCCACGAGGCCGGCGACGAGGCGCTGCGCGCGGTCGCCGCGACCCTGGCCGCGCACGCCCGCCCGCAGGACATGGTGGCGCGCTTCGGCGGCGAGGAGTTCTGCATGCTGGTGCCGGGCCTGGACGCCGCGGCCGCCATCGACTACTTCGAGGCCCTGCGCGCGCGCATCGCCGACCTCAAGATCCCGGTGGGCACGCAGATGCTGCACCTCACCATCAGCATCGGCATCAGCAACAGCGGGCCGCAGCGGCAGAGCCTGCATCCACTGCTGACCGAGGCCGACAAACACCTGTACCTGGCCAAGGCCGGCGGCCGTAACCGGGTCGAGTGCGCCCCCGCCGAGGAACCGGCGCTCAGCGACGCGGTCGGCGAATCGCCAGCAGCGCCAGCAAGGTCAGCAGCGCCGCCGCACTGA
- a CDS encoding MFS transporter — MSAVASPVPPVNSPRRVLLASLVGTTIEFFDFYIYATAAVLVFPKLFFPAGDSDAAQLQSLATFAVAFVARPLGSALFGHFGDRVGRKATLVAALLTMGLSTVLIGLLPSYDRIGLWAPALLVLCRFGQGLGLGGEWGGAVLLATENAPPGKRAWYGMFPQLGAPLGFLLCSGIFLVLDAWLDEAQFLRWGWRIPFVASALLVITGLWVRLRIHETPDFQRALDRNERVRLPMLTVLSQHAGATVLGTFAVLATFVLFYLMTVFALGYGTTTLHYSREQFLLLQMAGILFFAAGIPLSAWYGDLRGTRPAMLVASVVIVAFGLLFAPLFQAGQPWQVLGFLALGFFFMGLTYGPCGTLLAELFPVPVRYTGASLSFNLAGILGAAPAPYVAVWLAKHYGLPWVGYYLSAAALLTLLALLAIRRPRR, encoded by the coding sequence ATGAGCGCCGTCGCGTCTCCCGTTCCGCCCGTCAACTCGCCACGTCGCGTGCTGCTGGCCAGTCTGGTCGGCACCACCATCGAGTTCTTCGATTTCTATATCTACGCCACCGCCGCGGTGCTGGTGTTCCCCAAGCTGTTCTTCCCCGCAGGCGATTCCGATGCGGCGCAGCTGCAGTCGCTGGCGACCTTCGCCGTGGCCTTCGTCGCGCGGCCGCTGGGGTCGGCGCTGTTCGGCCATTTCGGCGACCGCGTGGGGCGCAAGGCGACCCTGGTGGCGGCGCTGCTGACCATGGGCCTGTCCACCGTGCTGATCGGCCTGCTGCCCAGCTACGACCGTATCGGCCTGTGGGCGCCGGCGTTGCTGGTGCTGTGCCGCTTCGGCCAGGGCCTGGGCCTGGGCGGGGAATGGGGCGGGGCGGTGCTGCTGGCCACCGAGAACGCGCCGCCGGGCAAGCGCGCCTGGTACGGCATGTTCCCGCAGCTGGGGGCGCCGCTGGGCTTCCTGCTGTGCTCGGGCATCTTCCTGGTGCTGGACGCGTGGCTGGACGAGGCGCAATTCCTGCGTTGGGGCTGGCGCATTCCGTTCGTCGCCAGTGCCCTGTTGGTGATCACCGGGCTGTGGGTGCGCCTGCGCATTCACGAGACCCCGGATTTCCAGCGCGCGCTCGACCGCAACGAGCGCGTGCGCCTGCCGATGCTCACGGTGCTGTCGCAGCACGCCGGCGCGACGGTGCTGGGCACGTTCGCCGTGCTGGCGACCTTCGTGCTGTTCTACCTGATGACGGTGTTCGCGCTGGGCTACGGCACCACCACGCTGCACTACAGCCGCGAGCAGTTCCTGCTGCTGCAGATGGCCGGCATCCTGTTCTTCGCCGCCGGCATCCCGCTGTCGGCCTGGTATGGCGACCTCCGCGGCACGCGCCCGGCGATGCTCGTGGCCAGCGTGGTGATCGTCGCGTTCGGGTTGCTGTTCGCGCCGCTGTTCCAGGCCGGGCAGCCCTGGCAGGTGCTGGGCTTCCTGGCGCTGGGGTTCTTCTTCATGGGCCTGACCTACGGCCCCTGTGGCACGCTGCTGGCCGAGCTGTTTCCGGTGCCGGTGCGCTACACCGGCGCCTCGCTGTCGTTCAACCTGGCCGGCATCCTCGGCGCGGCGCCGGCGCCCTACGTGGCGGTGTGGCTGGCCAAGCACTACGGGTTGCCGTGGGTGGGCTACTACCTCAGTGCGGCGGCGCTGCTGACCTTGCTGGCGCTGCTGGCGATTCGCCGACCGCGTCGCTGA
- a CDS encoding gamma-glutamyl-gamma-aminobutyrate hydrolase family protein produces MAVSPLVGVPTDRKLIGHHPFLAAGEKYLRAAVDGAGVTPVLLPSLQPPVDARAWLTRLDGLLLTGAVSNIEPHHYSDEPSWLGNPHDPARDANTLDLIPQAISLGLPILAICRGFQEVNVALGGTLHQKVHAQPGLSDHREDPQATLEAQYAPAHEVTLSEGGWLEEIAGCGRVRVNSLHGQGVARLGGDLIVEALAPDGLVEAFRGIGPGFLLGVQWHPEWRVLDDPFYLGIFQSFGDACRHYAATRRR; encoded by the coding sequence ATGGCCGTATCGCCCCTGGTCGGCGTGCCGACCGACCGCAAGCTCATCGGCCATCATCCGTTCCTGGCCGCGGGCGAAAAGTATCTGCGCGCCGCCGTCGATGGCGCCGGGGTGACCCCGGTGCTGCTGCCGTCGCTGCAGCCGCCGGTCGATGCCCGCGCCTGGCTGACGCGGCTCGACGGCCTGTTGCTGACCGGTGCGGTCAGCAACATCGAGCCGCATCACTACAGCGACGAGCCGAGCTGGCTCGGCAACCCGCACGACCCGGCGCGCGACGCCAACACGCTGGACCTGATTCCGCAGGCGATCTCGCTGGGCCTGCCGATCCTGGCGATCTGCCGCGGCTTCCAGGAAGTCAACGTCGCCCTCGGCGGTACCCTGCACCAGAAGGTGCACGCGCAGCCGGGGCTGTCCGATCACCGCGAGGATCCGCAGGCGACGCTTGAGGCGCAGTACGCACCGGCGCACGAGGTGACGCTCAGCGAAGGCGGCTGGCTGGAGGAGATCGCCGGCTGCGGGCGGGTGCGGGTCAATTCGCTGCACGGCCAGGGCGTGGCCCGGCTCGGCGGCGACCTGATCGTCGAGGCGCTGGCACCGGACGGGCTGGTCGAGGCCTTCCGCGGCATCGGTCCCGGTTTCCTGCTCGGCGTGCAATGGCATCCGGAGTGGCGGGTGCTCGACGACCCGTTCTATCTCGGCATCTTCCAATCCTTCGGCGACGCCTGTCGCCACTATGCGGCCACCCGCAGGCGCTGA
- a CDS encoding FdhF/YdeP family oxidoreductase, producing the protein MNKKTIQPYTQPAGGWGALRAVAKHLMEQDVAVQGAKTLLHANQPDGFDCPGCAWPDRDHTSTFEFCENGAKAVAAESTARRATPELFAQHSVAQLARYSDYWLEGQGRLTQPLRYDADTGHYVPVDWDAAFALIASHLNGLASPDEAIFYTSGRTSNEAAFLYQLFVREFGTNNFPDCSNMCHEPSGTALKAQIGVGKGTVSLQDFELADAIFIFGQNPGTNHPRMLGELRQAAKRGAAIVSFNPLRERGLEKFADPQDKLQMLHNGSTRISSDYFQLKIGGDLAAVKGIIKHVLERDAEAAGSGQPRLLDLEFIERHTVGFEAFAAEVAAEPWDTIVEESGLSEAEVRKAGEIYLASERLIACWGMGITQHKHSVATIQMIANLLLLRGHLGRPGAGACPVRGHSNVQGDRTMMIYEKPPEAFLDRLQAVFGFAPPRAPGYDTVGAIEAMADGRAKVFFAMGGNFATATPDTEATHRALRRCALTVHVTTKLNRSHLVHGRDALILPCLGRTEIDIQEGGPQHVSVEDSMSMVHLSGGINPPASPQLRSEPAIVAGLAEATLGARSTVRWRWLVADYDRIRDLIAQMFDDFADFNTRVRVPGGFRLSNDARDRVWDTPEGRAVFKAHAVPTDNPIHRARRQHPGQLVFTLATTRSHDQYNTTIYGLDDRYRGVFGERRVLFINAADIADLGLHAGDWVDLHSLCEDGVPRQAKRFMLVAYNIPRGCLAAYYPETNALVPLSSFADEARTPTSKSIPVVVTPHLAEAAAAAPRDIGVALVR; encoded by the coding sequence ATGAACAAGAAGACCATCCAACCCTATACGCAGCCGGCCGGCGGCTGGGGCGCGCTGCGCGCCGTGGCCAAGCACCTGATGGAGCAGGATGTGGCGGTGCAGGGCGCCAAGACCCTGCTGCACGCCAACCAGCCCGACGGTTTCGACTGCCCCGGCTGCGCCTGGCCCGACCGCGACCACACCTCGACCTTCGAGTTCTGCGAGAACGGCGCCAAGGCGGTGGCCGCCGAATCCACCGCGCGCCGCGCCACTCCCGAGCTGTTCGCCCAGCACAGCGTCGCGCAACTGGCCCGCTACAGCGACTACTGGCTGGAGGGGCAGGGCCGGCTGACCCAGCCGCTGCGCTACGACGCCGACACCGGCCACTACGTGCCGGTGGACTGGGACGCGGCGTTCGCGCTGATCGCCAGTCATCTCAACGGCCTGGCCTCGCCGGACGAGGCGATCTTCTACACCTCCGGCCGCACCAGCAACGAGGCCGCGTTCCTGTACCAGCTGTTCGTGCGCGAGTTCGGCACCAACAACTTCCCGGATTGCTCCAACATGTGCCACGAGCCGTCCGGCACCGCGCTGAAGGCGCAGATCGGGGTCGGCAAGGGCACGGTGTCGCTGCAGGATTTCGAACTGGCCGATGCGATCTTCATCTTCGGCCAGAACCCCGGCACCAACCATCCGCGCATGCTCGGCGAGCTGCGCCAGGCGGCCAAGCGCGGCGCGGCGATCGTCTCGTTCAACCCGCTGCGCGAGCGCGGCCTGGAGAAGTTCGCCGACCCGCAGGACAAGCTGCAGATGCTGCACAACGGCTCCACGCGGATCTCCTCGGACTACTTCCAGCTGAAGATCGGCGGCGACCTGGCCGCGGTCAAGGGCATCATCAAGCACGTGCTGGAGCGCGACGCCGAGGCCGCCGGCAGCGGCCAGCCGCGGCTGCTGGACCTGGAGTTCATCGAGCGCCATACCGTGGGCTTCGAGGCCTTCGCCGCCGAGGTCGCCGCCGAGCCGTGGGACACCATCGTCGAGGAGTCGGGGCTGAGCGAGGCCGAGGTGCGCAAGGCCGGAGAGATCTACCTCGCGTCGGAGCGGCTGATCGCCTGCTGGGGCATGGGCATCACCCAGCACAAGCATTCGGTGGCCACCATCCAGATGATCGCCAACCTGTTGCTGCTGCGCGGCCATCTCGGCCGCCCCGGCGCCGGCGCCTGCCCGGTGCGCGGCCACAGCAACGTGCAGGGCGACCGCACCATGATGATCTACGAGAAGCCGCCGGAAGCGTTCCTGGATCGGTTGCAGGCGGTGTTCGGGTTCGCGCCGCCGCGCGCGCCCGGCTACGACACGGTCGGCGCGATCGAGGCGATGGCCGACGGCCGCGCCAAGGTGTTCTTCGCCATGGGCGGCAATTTCGCCACCGCCACGCCGGATACCGAGGCCACCCACCGCGCGCTGCGCCGCTGCGCGCTGACCGTGCACGTGACCACCAAGCTCAACCGCAGCCACCTGGTGCACGGCCGCGACGCGCTGATCCTGCCGTGCCTGGGCCGCACCGAGATCGACATCCAGGAGGGCGGGCCGCAGCACGTCAGCGTCGAGGATTCGATGAGCATGGTGCACCTGTCCGGCGGCATCAATCCGCCGGCCTCGCCGCAGTTGCGGTCCGAACCGGCGATCGTGGCGGGCCTGGCCGAGGCCACGCTCGGCGCGCGCAGTACGGTGCGCTGGCGCTGGCTGGTCGCCGACTACGACCGCATCCGCGACCTGATCGCGCAGATGTTCGACGATTTCGCCGACTTCAACACGCGGGTGCGGGTGCCCGGCGGCTTCCGCCTGTCCAACGACGCGCGCGACCGCGTGTGGGACACGCCCGAGGGCCGCGCGGTGTTCAAGGCGCATGCGGTGCCCACCGACAACCCGATCCACCGCGCGCGCCGCCAGCACCCGGGGCAACTGGTGTTCACCCTGGCCACCACACGCTCGCACGACCAGTACAACACCACCATCTATGGCCTGGACGACCGCTACCGCGGTGTGTTCGGCGAGCGCCGGGTGCTGTTCATCAACGCCGCCGACATCGCCGACCTGGGCCTGCACGCCGGCGACTGGGTGGATCTGCACAGCCTGTGCGAGGACGGCGTGCCGCGCCAGGCCAAGCGCTTCATGCTGGTCGCCTACAACATCCCGCGCGGCTGCCTGGCGGCCTACTACCCGGAAACCAACGCGCTGGTGCCGTTGTCCAGCTTCGCCGACGAGGCGCGCACACCGACCTCCAAGTCGATTCCGGTGGTGGTCACCCCACACCTGGCCGAGGCCGCCGCGGCCGCTCCGCGCGACATCGGTGTGGCGCTTGTCCGCTGA
- a CDS encoding glutamine synthetase family protein produces MASRSRSRKHTPEQQESSLRRWLKERHITEVECLVPDITGNARGKIIPAAKFSHDYGTRLPEGIFATTVTGDYPDDYYDLTSPSDSDMQLRPDPDTVRMVPWAADPTAQVIHDCYTKEGQPHELAPRNVLRGVLAAYAAIGCKPVVAPELEFFLVQKNTDPDFPLLPPAGRSGRPETARQSYSIDAVNEFDPILDLMYDYCDAMELDVDTLIHESGAAQLEVNFTHDDALSRADQVFLFKRTMREAALRHGVYATFLAKPMENEPGSAMHIHQSLVDKHGKNVFSGRRAGEYSRTFAHYLAGLQKYVPMAMAFFAPNVNSYRRLMFGEVSPSNVLWGFDNRTCGLRVPIDTIENMRVESRFAGSDANPYLAMAATLACGLLGIREKLEPTEPTTGSGKEMGYQLPRSLGEALDELERCAPLQELLGPRFVRAYISVKRKEYETFFRVISSWEREFLLLNV; encoded by the coding sequence ATGGCCAGTCGATCCCGATCGCGCAAGCACACGCCGGAACAGCAGGAAAGTTCGCTGCGGCGCTGGCTCAAGGAGCGCCACATCACCGAGGTCGAGTGCCTGGTGCCCGACATCACCGGCAATGCCCGCGGCAAGATCATCCCCGCCGCCAAGTTCTCGCACGACTACGGCACGCGCCTGCCCGAAGGCATCTTCGCCACCACCGTCACCGGCGACTATCCGGACGACTATTACGACCTGACCTCGCCGTCGGATTCGGACATGCAGCTGCGCCCGGACCCGGATACGGTGCGGATGGTGCCGTGGGCCGCCGACCCTACCGCGCAGGTGATCCACGATTGCTACACCAAGGAAGGCCAGCCGCACGAACTGGCGCCGCGCAACGTGTTGCGCGGGGTGCTGGCGGCATATGCGGCGATCGGCTGCAAGCCGGTGGTGGCGCCGGAGCTGGAGTTCTTCCTGGTGCAGAAGAACACCGATCCGGATTTCCCGCTGCTGCCGCCGGCCGGCCGCTCGGGGCGGCCGGAGACGGCGCGGCAGTCGTATTCGATCGACGCGGTCAACGAGTTCGATCCGATCCTGGACCTGATGTACGACTATTGCGATGCGATGGAACTGGACGTGGACACGTTGATCCACGAATCCGGCGCGGCGCAGCTGGAGGTCAACTTCACTCACGACGACGCGTTGTCGCGTGCGGACCAGGTGTTCCTGTTCAAGCGCACCATGCGCGAGGCGGCGCTGCGCCACGGCGTCTACGCCACGTTCCTGGCCAAGCCGATGGAGAACGAGCCGGGCAGTGCGATGCACATCCACCAGAGTCTGGTGGACAAGCACGGCAAGAACGTCTTCAGCGGCCGCCGTGCCGGCGAGTACAGCCGCACCTTCGCCCATTATCTGGCGGGCCTGCAGAAGTACGTGCCGATGGCGATGGCGTTCTTCGCGCCCAACGTCAATTCCTACCGCCGGCTGATGTTCGGCGAGGTGTCGCCGAGCAACGTGCTGTGGGGTTTCGACAACCGCACCTGCGGCCTGCGGGTGCCGATCGATACGATCGAGAACATGCGCGTGGAAAGCCGCTTTGCCGGTTCCGATGCCAATCCCTATCTGGCGATGGCGGCAACGCTGGCCTGCGGCCTGCTCGGGATCCGCGAGAAGCTCGAGCCGACCGAGCCGACCACGGGCAGTGGCAAGGAGATGGGCTATCAGTTGCCGCGCTCGCTGGGCGAGGCGCTGGACGAGCTGGAGCGCTGCGCGCCGTTGCAGGAGTTGTTGGGTCCGCGCTTCGTGCGGGCGTACATTTCGGTCAAGCGCAAGGAGTACGAGACGTTCTTCCGGGTGATCAGCTCGTGGGAGCGGGAGTTCCTGTTGTTGAACGTGTAG
- the fdhD gene encoding formate dehydrogenase accessory sulfurtransferase FdhD codes for MYSGASSRPGAVARGVRRHRDGRTTVAQDLVAAEVPVAFAYNDTPFAVMMATPEDLEDFALGFSLSEGIVAAPAQLRIEAVETYLEGISLRLRIPLAQAAALQARRRNLDGRSGCGVCGSESLEAVLRAPRPVPAGTPITPAALARALRALRAQQALNALTGATHAAAWADAQGDLQLIREDVGRHNALDKLIGALVGAGLDAGAGFAVVTSRASYEMAMKATQAGIPLLAAISAPTALAVALADSAGLTLIGFARDHDYVIYSHPQRLAQIEPAGEPA; via the coding sequence CAGGACCTGGTGGCGGCCGAAGTGCCGGTGGCGTTCGCCTACAACGACACGCCGTTCGCGGTGATGATGGCCACGCCGGAGGACCTGGAGGATTTCGCGCTGGGCTTCTCGCTCAGCGAGGGCATCGTCGCGGCGCCGGCGCAGTTGCGCATCGAGGCCGTGGAGACCTACCTGGAAGGCATCTCGCTGCGCTTGCGGATCCCGCTGGCGCAGGCCGCCGCGCTACAGGCGCGGCGCCGCAACCTGGACGGGCGCAGCGGTTGTGGCGTGTGCGGCAGCGAGTCGCTGGAGGCGGTGCTGCGCGCACCGCGGCCGGTGCCGGCCGGCACCCCGATCACGCCCGCGGCGCTGGCCCGGGCCCTGCGCGCCTTGCGCGCGCAGCAGGCCCTCAACGCGCTGACCGGCGCCACCCATGCCGCGGCCTGGGCCGACGCGCAGGGCGATCTGCAACTGATCCGCGAGGACGTCGGCCGCCACAACGCGCTGGACAAGCTGATCGGCGCACTGGTCGGCGCCGGTCTCGATGCGGGCGCCGGTTTCGCCGTGGTCACCAGCCGCGCCAGCTACGAGATGGCGATGAAGGCCACGCAGGCCGGCATCCCGCTGCTGGCCGCGATCTCCGCGCCGACCGCGCTGGCGGTGGCGCTGGCCGACAGCGCCGGCCTGACCCTGATCGGTTTCGCCCGCGACCACGATTACGTCATTTACAGCCATCCGCAGCGCCTAGCGCAGATAGAACCCGCCGGAGAGCCCGCATGA
- a CDS encoding glutamine synthetase family protein, giving the protein MTRMHDAPLLPPEDAQTLQCIAGCEQIDLLLPDCNGLLRGKRIARDALDKVYRDGVCLPMSLIATDITGNTVEETGLGYDIGDEDRLCFPVPGSLRPVPWAPVPSAQLLLAMQDGAGGALDFAPRQVLAQVVARLQARGLTPVIAVELEFYLFDPHADANGRPQPPLQAHSGRRNDSTQVYYMQELDDQRGFTDAVAQACRAQGIPADTAVAEYAPGQFEINLKHRADALAACDDAVLLKRAIKAIAQQQGLLASFMAKPFAAQSGSGLHLHVSLLDGAGHNLFACTPQGPAAPLRHAIGGLQRSAEDCLLLFAPHANSYRRFVANAFVPLNDSWGFNNRTVAMRVPHSDPANTRIEHRIAGADANPYLVAAAVLAGIEHGLAQGLDPGPPTQGNAYTQHPAREPDWRGAIARFLASDFAATAFGARFRHIYGQQKRRELLDFQAQVSDVDYRWYLRTV; this is encoded by the coding sequence ATGACCCGCATGCACGATGCTCCGCTGCTGCCCCCGGAGGATGCCCAGACCCTGCAGTGCATCGCCGGCTGCGAGCAGATCGACCTGCTGCTGCCGGACTGCAACGGCCTACTGCGCGGCAAGCGCATCGCCCGCGACGCGCTGGACAAGGTCTACCGCGACGGGGTGTGCCTGCCGATGTCGCTGATCGCCACCGACATCACCGGCAACACCGTCGAGGAAACCGGACTGGGCTACGACATCGGCGACGAGGACCGGCTGTGTTTCCCGGTGCCCGGCAGCCTGCGGCCGGTGCCATGGGCGCCGGTACCGTCGGCGCAACTGCTGCTGGCGATGCAGGACGGCGCCGGCGGCGCACTCGACTTCGCTCCGCGCCAGGTGCTGGCGCAGGTAGTGGCCCGCCTGCAGGCGCGCGGACTGACCCCGGTGATCGCGGTGGAGCTGGAGTTCTACCTGTTCGACCCGCACGCCGATGCGAACGGACGCCCGCAGCCGCCGCTGCAAGCCCACAGCGGGCGGCGCAACGACAGCACCCAGGTCTACTACATGCAGGAACTGGACGACCAGCGCGGCTTCACCGACGCGGTCGCGCAGGCCTGCCGCGCGCAGGGCATCCCGGCCGACACCGCGGTCGCCGAATACGCGCCCGGCCAGTTCGAGATCAACCTCAAGCACCGCGCCGATGCGCTGGCCGCCTGCGACGACGCGGTGCTGCTCAAGCGCGCGATCAAGGCGATCGCGCAGCAGCAGGGGCTGCTCGCCAGCTTCATGGCCAAGCCGTTCGCCGCGCAGTCCGGTAGCGGCCTGCACCTACACGTGAGCCTGCTCGATGGCGCCGGCCACAACCTGTTCGCCTGCACCCCGCAGGGGCCGGCCGCGCCCTTGCGGCATGCCATCGGCGGGCTGCAGCGCAGCGCCGAGGACTGCCTGCTGTTGTTCGCGCCGCACGCCAACAGCTACCGGCGCTTCGTCGCCAATGCCTTCGTCCCGCTCAACGACAGCTGGGGCTTCAACAACCGCACCGTGGCGATGCGGGTGCCGCACAGCGACCCGGCCAACACCCGCATCGAACACCGCATCGCCGGCGCCGACGCCAATCCCTACCTGGTCGCCGCGGCGGTCCTGGCCGGCATCGAACACGGCCTGGCGCAGGGCCTCGATCCGGGCCCGCCGACCCAGGGCAACGCCTATACCCAGCACCCCGCGCGCGAACCGGACTGGCGCGGCGCGATCGCCCGCTTCCTGGCCAGCGACTTCGCCGCCACCGCCTTCGGCGCGCGCTTCCGGCATATCTACGGCCAGCAGAAGCGCCGCGAACTGCTGGATTTCCAGGCGCAGGTCAGCGATGTGGACTATCGCTGGTATTTGCGCACGGTTTGA